A single genomic interval of Centropristis striata isolate RG_2023a ecotype Rhode Island chromosome 8, C.striata_1.0, whole genome shotgun sequence harbors:
- the virma gene encoding protein virilizer homolog isoform X1 produces the protein MAGDTSTELLFLDTFKHQSAELTNVDVVRFPCGVLITEVRVIPPGIKAHSNLPDSRAFGETSPHAFQLELFFNNVTKPNNPTFHRLGSLEYDENKSIVFRPSGKVNTDGLVLRGWYTSLTVAVYGTAERSHGHDQASPPPPPPPPPQQPSGLKRIIKQEWEKDDQYNGSPPRPAPRGPRTPPGPPPPDDDDEEQVPVAVGIVKEEPSEDRDDYLEAVSPERSLPADEAYSDAEQEEEGDEEEEEEEPEEEEDARTEGSVPEEEEEEEEEDEGEDEEEEMEEGDDGYEQISSDEDDLDNGSFKLPTFDMDYTPEDLASVPPVQYDPYERELRPLLYFTPPFKTRFDSQFEKASVEEPRDPGGTEGAVGGDEAEAVAQLKELLTSIGEDRDARWVTALEEAHALLVKGLAYFIKQGESEMEEPLRVLVQWALQALNMEIALTQPIALNLRQLKAGAKLASQLAECPQGLSVLLREGALGVLLELVQADHVSSTLKLSLLRALGALTGAPAGAEAFLHAGDSEKSGYQRLVQLFLREETVRVITAGNAILQKIHMYEVLLDLQRAAATWSEPQQEEMEDADSPMEEEPSLGSPPVSEADLDRVAGVLEELHHLLETAPYCMVQPPGKAFPTSARVTGPQERDDPYPTLYRYMHACHFLESTAAVLSGAAAAGHLGVTQAVRELLRFLSLTQSGLLFLLAQPTPTNLLLRLLASMAEAESEETAFTGGGGEGGVTGPGFGEEGFGVWLMQALHALQGVSELMSHVATGGDGGAGLEEGDNAEVLGMLHALYLMTFTQTGRSAVAHIFSLENNLSCLVTLLQHHSKDGQGEAKARKAVTYNYACMLVLLVVQSSNELRMMEQYAAPLLTIAKADDTNAKLQELSKWLEPLEKLRFEIGSIPTLIDYIKQNVENVLTAEGTGLVTALRVLGHIACAPPAVEGQQRDLKWSLAGVQLFSGEGMDMCVRVLQKLCSVLLQPWRVHGHMGPTPQRCMILSICISTLRLLRTMLMELLRGGAFQFRDTRVASVLVTLHMIVCSIPATGRLDGEETRVQALIVDVLLTFTQGVNEKVTHTEETLASNTWSLMLKEVLGSLLKAPEGLFSGLTLLSELLPLPLPMQSTQVISVQDVAVALNTRKLWSMHIRGQWKVFSEALRCVCATSCPPLLAMLRRMCVQLADLSSPTATLIMKTLLELLLEELQPAEGKGVCWGQALRLLSLMDALVSQKACKSATLQLLSGFVSGDEQLVDLFPLMLSLLVPPADHSIQQQQCSEVLGTILQSLCDQDISLVVSPPGESCVSEAEQLANALPGREMLSAVCNALLEVLGNSESSVPLLLTCIRTLTFLTEHDYGLYHLKVALKKHGAGLCSLLKRLVFAFNKDSADLLSALLDFLRQIVNTETMCVDEAQGSGEESAFTPQRLLTGAEMKALLQWEESESHPLPTLEKQITKLCKEDDSLETMLETVIVLRQTLETATDHPPAADTEPTLPAPETLGAQFNHRTVFILSEALDEQLKTLWFSPFQTDDIEADLDMVKVDLVGLAQECCPELDLKAELERSFLSEPSSPGHNKAQKGFRLGKHKHETFITSSGKSDYIEPAKRAHIMAAPRGRGGRGGFGQNLNRPHDIFRQRKQNTSRPPSMHVDDFVAAEFKDITTPLGLLPPKRPPKSSPKPPTRGLFTGNRGRGTFHSQTRFFTPPQPKGVLLSGNYTRREGGRGSSWSGQVPAVTHRGTYSEPRGGQSNFTRGPMPSRQPPASAYRLAPRDRAPRGRGGAGLSWLSGGGGGGAGGGGGGGGGGGRGSQGSKFSGGGGSGGGRGRHVRSFTR, from the exons ATGGCGGGGGACACTTCAACGGAGCTTCTTTTTCTAGATACGTTTAAGCACCAAAGTGCAGAG TTAACCAACGTGGACGTGGTGCGGTTTCCTTGCGGGGTGCTAATCACAGAGGTGCGGGTCATTCCTCCAGGGATCAAAGCACACAGCAACCTACCGGACAGCAGAGCGTTTGG gGAGACGTCGCCTCACGCCTTTCAGTTGGAGCTGTTCTTCAATAATGTCACAAAACCCAACAACCCCACGTTCCACAGACTGGGCAG TCTGGAATATGATGAGAACAAATCCATTGTGTTCAGACCAAGTGGAAAG GTGAACACAGACGGCCTGGTGCTGCGTGGCTGGTACACCAGTCTGACTGTAGCAGTGTACGGGACAGCAGAACGCTCACATGGACACGACCAGGCCtcgccccctcctccccctcccccgcCCCCTCAACAGCCAAGCGGGCTCAAGCGGATCATTAAACAAG agtGGGAAAAAGACGATCAGTACAATGGCAGCCCACCCAGACCAGCACCCAGAGGGCCTCGTACTCCACCTGGCCCTCCGCCcccagatgatgatgatgaagagcaGGTCCCAGTGGCGG TGGGGATTGTCAAAGAAGAGCCAAGCGAGGACCGTGACGACTACCTGGAGGCCGTGTCACCTGAAAGATCACTGCCTGCTGATGAAGCGTACTCAGATGCTGAACAAGAGGAGGAAGgcgatgaggaggaggaagaggaggagccggaggaagaagaagatgcACGGACTGAGGGGAGCGTTccagaagaggaggaagaagaggaggaggaagatgagggtGAGGACGAGGAAGAGGAAATGGAGGAAG GCGATGACGGCTATGAACAGATTTCCAGCGATGAGGATGATCTCGATAACGGTAGCTTCAAGTTGCCCACCTTCGACATGGACTACACTCCTGAGGATCTGGCATCTGTTCCACCTGTCCAGTATGACCCTTATGAGCGAGAACTCAGACCCCTGCTCTACTTCACCCCTCCATTCAAGACCCGCTTTGATTCCCAGTTTGAAAAGGCAAGTGTGGAGGAACCCAGGGACCCTGGTGGAACAGAAGGAGCAGTGGGTGGAGACGAGGCTGAGGCTGTCGCCCAGCTGAAAGAGCTCCTGACTAGTATCGGAGAAGACAGAGATGCCCGGTGGGTCACTGCATTGGAAGAGGCACATGCACTGCTGGTCAAAGGGCTGGCTTATTTCATCAAACAAGGAGAGAGCGAGATGGAAGAACCTCTCCGGGTTTTAGTCCAATGGGCTCTGCAAGCTCTGAATATGGAGATTGCTCTCACGCAACCCATTGCTCTCAACCTCAGACAATTGAAAGCTGGTGCCAAGCTAGCATCACAACTTGCAGAGTGCCCACAGGGCCTCTCGGTGCTGCTGCGTGAAGGCGCCCTGGGTGTGCTGCTGGAGCTGGTGCAAGCGGACCATGTCTCCTCCACACTGAAGCTGAGTCTCCTGAGAGCGCTGGGTGCTCTGACTGGTGCTCCTGCTGGTGCAGAGGCTTTCCTACATGCAGGAGACTCAGAGAAGAGCGGCTATCAG CGTTTAGTCCAGCTGTTCCTGCGTGAAGAAACAGTGAGGGTCATAACAGCTGGTAATGCCATATTACAAAAAATCCACATGTATGAGGTACTGTTGGACCTGCAGCGTGCAGCAGCAACATGGAGTGAACCACAACAG gaggagatggaggatgCTGATAGCCCCATGGAGGAGGAACCTTCACTCGGCTCCCCCCCAGTGAGCGAGGCAGATCTTGATAGGGTGGCAGGGGTTTTGGAAGAGTTGCATCACCTGCTAGAGACGGCCCCTTACTGCATGGTGCAGCCGCCTGGGAAAGCTTTCCCCACCTCTGCTAGAGTAACGGGACCACAGGAGAGGGACGATCCATACCCAACACTGTACAG GTACATGCATGCATGTCATTTCCTTGAGAGCACGGCAGCGGTGTTgtctggagctgctgcagcaggccACCTAGGTGTCACCCAAGCTGTTCGAGAGCTCCTGCGCTTCCTGTCGCTCACCCAGTCAGGCCTGCTCTTCCTTCTTGCTCAACCAACTCCGACCAACTTGCTGCTGCGCCTCCTGGCATCGATGGCAGAAGCTGAGAGCGAGGAAACGGCCTTcacggggggagggggggagggaggcGTCACAGGGCCGGGGTTCGGCGAGGAGGGCTTCGGCGTGTGGCTAATGCAGGCGCTGCACGCTCTGCAGGGCGTGTCCGAGCTCATGAGCCACGTGGCCACAGGGGGAGACGGAGGAGCCGGGCTAGAGGAAGGTGACAACGCAGAGGTACTGGGCATGCTTCATGCGCTCTACCTAATGACCTTCACACAGACTGGTCGCAGTGCTGTCGCCCACATTTTCAGCCTGGAAAACAACCTCTCGTGTCTGGTCACCCTGCTCCAGCACCACAGCAAGGACGGACAGGG TGAGGCCAAAGCTCGCAAAGCAGTGACATATAACTATGCCTGTATGCTGGTGTTACTGGTCGTGCAGAGCTCTAATGAACTGCGGATGATGGAACAATATGCTGCCCCACTGCTCACCATTGCCAAGGCTGATGACACCAATGCCAAGTTACAGG AGCTCAGCAAATGGCTGGAGCCTCTGGAAAAACTTCGCTTTGAGATTGGCAGCATTCCCACCCTCATAGACTACATCAAACAG AATGTGGAAAATGTGTTGACTGCTGAGGGGACTGGACTGGTCACTGCTCTCAGGGTCCTTGGTCACATCGCCTGCGCCCCCCCTGCTGTAGAGG GTCAGCAGAGGGACCTTAAGTGGAGTCTTGCAGGTGTCCAGCTGTTCTCGGGCGAGGGTATggatatgtgtgtgcgtgtcctACAGAAGCTGTGCAGTGTGTTGCTGCAGCCGTGGCGTGTGCATGGACACATGGGCCCCACGCCGCAGCGCTGCATGATCCTCAGTATATGCATCAGCACACTGCGGTTGCTGCGCACCATGCTGATGGAGCTGCTCCGCGGAGGAGCATTCCAGTTCAGGGACACTCGCGTGGCCAGTGTGTTGGTGACGCTCCACATGATTGTGTGCTCCATCCCTGCGACTGGACGTCTAGACGGAGAGGAGACCAGAGTGCAGGCGCTCATTGTGGATGTACTGCTCACCTTCACGCAGGGTGTTAATGAAAAG GTGACTCATACAGAGGAGACTCTGGCCAGTAACACGTGGTCTCTGATGTTAAAGGAGGTTTTGGGCTCACTGCTGAAAGCTCCTGAAGGTCTCTTCTCTGGTCTGACGCTGCTGTCTGAGCTCCTGCCTCTACCGCTGCCAATGCAAAGCACTCAG GTGATATCAGTCCAAGATGTGGCTGTAGCCTTAAACACAAGGAAGCTGTGGAGCATGCACATACGGGGGCAGTGGAAAGTGTTTTCCGAGgcgttgaggtgtgtgtgtgccaccAGCTGCCCTCCTCTCCTGGCCATGCTGAGGAGAATGTGTGTTCAGCTGGCAGATCTGTCGTCACCCACGGCAACACTTATCATGAAGacgctgctggagctgctgctggaggagctgcagcc GGCGGAGGGGAAAGGCGTGTGCTGGGGCCAGGCTCTGCGTCTTCTTTCTTTGATGGACGCTCTGGTGTCACAGAAGGCTTGTAAGAGCGCAACGCTGCAGCTGCTGTCTGGGTTTGTGTCTGGAGACGAACAACTGGTCGATCTGTTCCCCTTGATGCTGTCGCTGCTGGTTCCTCCAGCCGACCACTCTATACAGCAGCAGCAATGCAGCGAAGTACTGGGGACGATATTACAGTCACTGTGTGACCAG GACATTTCTCTGGTGGTTTCTCCACCTGGTGAGAGCTGTGTGTCGGAGGCTGAGCAGCTTGCCAATGCACTTCCAGGGCGAGAGATGTTGTCAGCAGTGTGCAATGCCTTGTTGGAGGTTTTGGGGAATTCAGAGAGCAGcgtccctctcctcctcacctgtATCAGGACTTTGACATTCCTCACCGAGCACGACTACGGACTCTACCACCTTAAAGT AGCTCTGAAGAAACACGGTGCTGGTCTTTGCTCACTGTTGAAGCGACTGGTTTTTGCCTTCAACAAGGACTCCGCAGATCTGCTCTCAGCTCTGCTGGACTTCCTCAGACAGATCGTCAACACAGAAACAATG TGCGTAGACGAGGCTCAGGGGTCTGGCGAAGAGTCAGCCTTCACTCCTCAGCGCTTGCTGACGGGCGCTGAGATGAAAGCTCTGCTACAGTGGGAGGAGTCAGAGTCCCATCCGCTCCCGACTTTAGAGAAACAGATAACG AAACTCTGCAAGGAAGATGACTCATTGGAGACGATGTTGGAGACTGTTATTGTTCTGAGGCAGACGCTGGAGACGGCCACAGACCATCCTCCTGCAGCTGACACTGAGCCCACTCTGCCAGCACCCGAGACGCTCGGGGCCCAGTTTAATCACAG GACGGTGTTCATTCTGTCAGAAGCTCTGGATGAGCAGCTGAAGACTCTGTGGTTCTCTCCTTTCCAAACTGACGACATTGAAGCAGACCTTGATATG GTGAAGGTGGATCTGGTGGGTCTGGCTCAGGAGTGTTGTCCAGAATTGGACCTGAAGGCAGAGCTGGAGCGCTCCTTCCTGTCCGAGCCGTCCTCTCCTGGTCACAATAAAGCGCAAAAAGGCTTCCGACTGGGCAAACACAAGCATGAGACCTTTATTACATCAAG CGGTAAATCCGACTACATTGAGCCTGCTAAGAGAGCCCACATCATGGCTGCTCCTCGGGGCCGTGGAGGTCGAGGAGGGTTCGGACAGAATCTCAATCGACCGCACGATATCTTCCGCCAGCGCAAACAGAACACGTCCCGTCCTCCAAGTATGCACGTCGATGACTTTGTTGCGGCGGAGTTTAAGGACATTACAACCCCACTTGGACTTTTGCCTCCTAAACGGCCCCCTAAGAGCTCCCCCAAACCCCCCACCAGAGGACTGTTCACTGGAAACAGAGGCAGAGGCACCTTTCACAGCCAGACTCGCTTTTTCACTCCGCCGCAGCCTAAAGGTGTTTTACTGTCag GGAACTACACTCGCAGAGAAGGAGGCCGCGGTTCATCATGGAGCGGCCAAGTTCCAGCCGTCACTCACAGGGGAACCTACAGCGAACCCCGCGGAGGTCAGAGCAACTTCACACGAGGACCGATGCCCTCCAGACAACCCCCAGCAA GTGCATATCGGCTGGCTCCACGGGACCGAGCCCCgcggggaagaggaggagctgggCTGTCATGGCTTAGcggcggaggaggaggcggcgCTGGAGGAGGCGgtgggggaggtggaggaggtggtagAGGATCTCAGGGGAGCAAATTCAGTGGTGGGGGAGGGAGCGGAGGTGGGAGGGGCAGACATGTTCGCTCCTTCACCAGGTAA
- the virma gene encoding protein virilizer homolog isoform X2 produces MAGDTSTELLFLDTFKHQSAELTNVDVVRFPCGVLITEVRVIPPGIKAHSNLPDSRAFGETSPHAFQLELFFNNVTKPNNPTFHRLGSLEYDENKSIVFRPSGKVNTDGLVLRGWYTSLTVAVYGTAERSHGHDQASPPPPPPPPPQQPSGLKRIIKQEWEKDDQYNGSPPRPAPRGPRTPPGPPPPDDDDEEQVPVAVGIVKEEPSEDRDDYLEAVSPERSLPADEAYSDAEQEEEGDEEEEEEEPEEEEDARTEGSVPEEEEEEEEEDEGDDGYEQISSDEDDLDNGSFKLPTFDMDYTPEDLASVPPVQYDPYERELRPLLYFTPPFKTRFDSQFEKASVEEPRDPGGTEGAVGGDEAEAVAQLKELLTSIGEDRDARWVTALEEAHALLVKGLAYFIKQGESEMEEPLRVLVQWALQALNMEIALTQPIALNLRQLKAGAKLASQLAECPQGLSVLLREGALGVLLELVQADHVSSTLKLSLLRALGALTGAPAGAEAFLHAGDSEKSGYQRLVQLFLREETVRVITAGNAILQKIHMYEVLLDLQRAAATWSEPQQEEMEDADSPMEEEPSLGSPPVSEADLDRVAGVLEELHHLLETAPYCMVQPPGKAFPTSARVTGPQERDDPYPTLYRYMHACHFLESTAAVLSGAAAAGHLGVTQAVRELLRFLSLTQSGLLFLLAQPTPTNLLLRLLASMAEAESEETAFTGGGGEGGVTGPGFGEEGFGVWLMQALHALQGVSELMSHVATGGDGGAGLEEGDNAEVLGMLHALYLMTFTQTGRSAVAHIFSLENNLSCLVTLLQHHSKDGQGEAKARKAVTYNYACMLVLLVVQSSNELRMMEQYAAPLLTIAKADDTNAKLQELSKWLEPLEKLRFEIGSIPTLIDYIKQNVENVLTAEGTGLVTALRVLGHIACAPPAVEGQQRDLKWSLAGVQLFSGEGMDMCVRVLQKLCSVLLQPWRVHGHMGPTPQRCMILSICISTLRLLRTMLMELLRGGAFQFRDTRVASVLVTLHMIVCSIPATGRLDGEETRVQALIVDVLLTFTQGVNEKVTHTEETLASNTWSLMLKEVLGSLLKAPEGLFSGLTLLSELLPLPLPMQSTQVISVQDVAVALNTRKLWSMHIRGQWKVFSEALRCVCATSCPPLLAMLRRMCVQLADLSSPTATLIMKTLLELLLEELQPAEGKGVCWGQALRLLSLMDALVSQKACKSATLQLLSGFVSGDEQLVDLFPLMLSLLVPPADHSIQQQQCSEVLGTILQSLCDQDISLVVSPPGESCVSEAEQLANALPGREMLSAVCNALLEVLGNSESSVPLLLTCIRTLTFLTEHDYGLYHLKVALKKHGAGLCSLLKRLVFAFNKDSADLLSALLDFLRQIVNTETMCVDEAQGSGEESAFTPQRLLTGAEMKALLQWEESESHPLPTLEKQITKLCKEDDSLETMLETVIVLRQTLETATDHPPAADTEPTLPAPETLGAQFNHRTVFILSEALDEQLKTLWFSPFQTDDIEADLDMVKVDLVGLAQECCPELDLKAELERSFLSEPSSPGHNKAQKGFRLGKHKHETFITSSGKSDYIEPAKRAHIMAAPRGRGGRGGFGQNLNRPHDIFRQRKQNTSRPPSMHVDDFVAAEFKDITTPLGLLPPKRPPKSSPKPPTRGLFTGNRGRGTFHSQTRFFTPPQPKGVLLSGNYTRREGGRGSSWSGQVPAVTHRGTYSEPRGGQSNFTRGPMPSRQPPASAYRLAPRDRAPRGRGGAGLSWLSGGGGGGAGGGGGGGGGGGRGSQGSKFSGGGGSGGGRGRHVRSFTR; encoded by the exons ATGGCGGGGGACACTTCAACGGAGCTTCTTTTTCTAGATACGTTTAAGCACCAAAGTGCAGAG TTAACCAACGTGGACGTGGTGCGGTTTCCTTGCGGGGTGCTAATCACAGAGGTGCGGGTCATTCCTCCAGGGATCAAAGCACACAGCAACCTACCGGACAGCAGAGCGTTTGG gGAGACGTCGCCTCACGCCTTTCAGTTGGAGCTGTTCTTCAATAATGTCACAAAACCCAACAACCCCACGTTCCACAGACTGGGCAG TCTGGAATATGATGAGAACAAATCCATTGTGTTCAGACCAAGTGGAAAG GTGAACACAGACGGCCTGGTGCTGCGTGGCTGGTACACCAGTCTGACTGTAGCAGTGTACGGGACAGCAGAACGCTCACATGGACACGACCAGGCCtcgccccctcctccccctcccccgcCCCCTCAACAGCCAAGCGGGCTCAAGCGGATCATTAAACAAG agtGGGAAAAAGACGATCAGTACAATGGCAGCCCACCCAGACCAGCACCCAGAGGGCCTCGTACTCCACCTGGCCCTCCGCCcccagatgatgatgatgaagagcaGGTCCCAGTGGCGG TGGGGATTGTCAAAGAAGAGCCAAGCGAGGACCGTGACGACTACCTGGAGGCCGTGTCACCTGAAAGATCACTGCCTGCTGATGAAGCGTACTCAGATGCTGAACAAGAGGAGGAAGgcgatgaggaggaggaagaggaggagccggaggaagaagaagatgcACGGACTGAGGGGAGCGTTccagaagaggaggaagaagaggaggaggaagatgagg GCGATGACGGCTATGAACAGATTTCCAGCGATGAGGATGATCTCGATAACGGTAGCTTCAAGTTGCCCACCTTCGACATGGACTACACTCCTGAGGATCTGGCATCTGTTCCACCTGTCCAGTATGACCCTTATGAGCGAGAACTCAGACCCCTGCTCTACTTCACCCCTCCATTCAAGACCCGCTTTGATTCCCAGTTTGAAAAGGCAAGTGTGGAGGAACCCAGGGACCCTGGTGGAACAGAAGGAGCAGTGGGTGGAGACGAGGCTGAGGCTGTCGCCCAGCTGAAAGAGCTCCTGACTAGTATCGGAGAAGACAGAGATGCCCGGTGGGTCACTGCATTGGAAGAGGCACATGCACTGCTGGTCAAAGGGCTGGCTTATTTCATCAAACAAGGAGAGAGCGAGATGGAAGAACCTCTCCGGGTTTTAGTCCAATGGGCTCTGCAAGCTCTGAATATGGAGATTGCTCTCACGCAACCCATTGCTCTCAACCTCAGACAATTGAAAGCTGGTGCCAAGCTAGCATCACAACTTGCAGAGTGCCCACAGGGCCTCTCGGTGCTGCTGCGTGAAGGCGCCCTGGGTGTGCTGCTGGAGCTGGTGCAAGCGGACCATGTCTCCTCCACACTGAAGCTGAGTCTCCTGAGAGCGCTGGGTGCTCTGACTGGTGCTCCTGCTGGTGCAGAGGCTTTCCTACATGCAGGAGACTCAGAGAAGAGCGGCTATCAG CGTTTAGTCCAGCTGTTCCTGCGTGAAGAAACAGTGAGGGTCATAACAGCTGGTAATGCCATATTACAAAAAATCCACATGTATGAGGTACTGTTGGACCTGCAGCGTGCAGCAGCAACATGGAGTGAACCACAACAG gaggagatggaggatgCTGATAGCCCCATGGAGGAGGAACCTTCACTCGGCTCCCCCCCAGTGAGCGAGGCAGATCTTGATAGGGTGGCAGGGGTTTTGGAAGAGTTGCATCACCTGCTAGAGACGGCCCCTTACTGCATGGTGCAGCCGCCTGGGAAAGCTTTCCCCACCTCTGCTAGAGTAACGGGACCACAGGAGAGGGACGATCCATACCCAACACTGTACAG GTACATGCATGCATGTCATTTCCTTGAGAGCACGGCAGCGGTGTTgtctggagctgctgcagcaggccACCTAGGTGTCACCCAAGCTGTTCGAGAGCTCCTGCGCTTCCTGTCGCTCACCCAGTCAGGCCTGCTCTTCCTTCTTGCTCAACCAACTCCGACCAACTTGCTGCTGCGCCTCCTGGCATCGATGGCAGAAGCTGAGAGCGAGGAAACGGCCTTcacggggggagggggggagggaggcGTCACAGGGCCGGGGTTCGGCGAGGAGGGCTTCGGCGTGTGGCTAATGCAGGCGCTGCACGCTCTGCAGGGCGTGTCCGAGCTCATGAGCCACGTGGCCACAGGGGGAGACGGAGGAGCCGGGCTAGAGGAAGGTGACAACGCAGAGGTACTGGGCATGCTTCATGCGCTCTACCTAATGACCTTCACACAGACTGGTCGCAGTGCTGTCGCCCACATTTTCAGCCTGGAAAACAACCTCTCGTGTCTGGTCACCCTGCTCCAGCACCACAGCAAGGACGGACAGGG TGAGGCCAAAGCTCGCAAAGCAGTGACATATAACTATGCCTGTATGCTGGTGTTACTGGTCGTGCAGAGCTCTAATGAACTGCGGATGATGGAACAATATGCTGCCCCACTGCTCACCATTGCCAAGGCTGATGACACCAATGCCAAGTTACAGG AGCTCAGCAAATGGCTGGAGCCTCTGGAAAAACTTCGCTTTGAGATTGGCAGCATTCCCACCCTCATAGACTACATCAAACAG AATGTGGAAAATGTGTTGACTGCTGAGGGGACTGGACTGGTCACTGCTCTCAGGGTCCTTGGTCACATCGCCTGCGCCCCCCCTGCTGTAGAGG GTCAGCAGAGGGACCTTAAGTGGAGTCTTGCAGGTGTCCAGCTGTTCTCGGGCGAGGGTATggatatgtgtgtgcgtgtcctACAGAAGCTGTGCAGTGTGTTGCTGCAGCCGTGGCGTGTGCATGGACACATGGGCCCCACGCCGCAGCGCTGCATGATCCTCAGTATATGCATCAGCACACTGCGGTTGCTGCGCACCATGCTGATGGAGCTGCTCCGCGGAGGAGCATTCCAGTTCAGGGACACTCGCGTGGCCAGTGTGTTGGTGACGCTCCACATGATTGTGTGCTCCATCCCTGCGACTGGACGTCTAGACGGAGAGGAGACCAGAGTGCAGGCGCTCATTGTGGATGTACTGCTCACCTTCACGCAGGGTGTTAATGAAAAG GTGACTCATACAGAGGAGACTCTGGCCAGTAACACGTGGTCTCTGATGTTAAAGGAGGTTTTGGGCTCACTGCTGAAAGCTCCTGAAGGTCTCTTCTCTGGTCTGACGCTGCTGTCTGAGCTCCTGCCTCTACCGCTGCCAATGCAAAGCACTCAG GTGATATCAGTCCAAGATGTGGCTGTAGCCTTAAACACAAGGAAGCTGTGGAGCATGCACATACGGGGGCAGTGGAAAGTGTTTTCCGAGgcgttgaggtgtgtgtgtgccaccAGCTGCCCTCCTCTCCTGGCCATGCTGAGGAGAATGTGTGTTCAGCTGGCAGATCTGTCGTCACCCACGGCAACACTTATCATGAAGacgctgctggagctgctgctggaggagctgcagcc GGCGGAGGGGAAAGGCGTGTGCTGGGGCCAGGCTCTGCGTCTTCTTTCTTTGATGGACGCTCTGGTGTCACAGAAGGCTTGTAAGAGCGCAACGCTGCAGCTGCTGTCTGGGTTTGTGTCTGGAGACGAACAACTGGTCGATCTGTTCCCCTTGATGCTGTCGCTGCTGGTTCCTCCAGCCGACCACTCTATACAGCAGCAGCAATGCAGCGAAGTACTGGGGACGATATTACAGTCACTGTGTGACCAG GACATTTCTCTGGTGGTTTCTCCACCTGGTGAGAGCTGTGTGTCGGAGGCTGAGCAGCTTGCCAATGCACTTCCAGGGCGAGAGATGTTGTCAGCAGTGTGCAATGCCTTGTTGGAGGTTTTGGGGAATTCAGAGAGCAGcgtccctctcctcctcacctgtATCAGGACTTTGACATTCCTCACCGAGCACGACTACGGACTCTACCACCTTAAAGT AGCTCTGAAGAAACACGGTGCTGGTCTTTGCTCACTGTTGAAGCGACTGGTTTTTGCCTTCAACAAGGACTCCGCAGATCTGCTCTCAGCTCTGCTGGACTTCCTCAGACAGATCGTCAACACAGAAACAATG TGCGTAGACGAGGCTCAGGGGTCTGGCGAAGAGTCAGCCTTCACTCCTCAGCGCTTGCTGACGGGCGCTGAGATGAAAGCTCTGCTACAGTGGGAGGAGTCAGAGTCCCATCCGCTCCCGACTTTAGAGAAACAGATAACG AAACTCTGCAAGGAAGATGACTCATTGGAGACGATGTTGGAGACTGTTATTGTTCTGAGGCAGACGCTGGAGACGGCCACAGACCATCCTCCTGCAGCTGACACTGAGCCCACTCTGCCAGCACCCGAGACGCTCGGGGCCCAGTTTAATCACAG GACGGTGTTCATTCTGTCAGAAGCTCTGGATGAGCAGCTGAAGACTCTGTGGTTCTCTCCTTTCCAAACTGACGACATTGAAGCAGACCTTGATATG GTGAAGGTGGATCTGGTGGGTCTGGCTCAGGAGTGTTGTCCAGAATTGGACCTGAAGGCAGAGCTGGAGCGCTCCTTCCTGTCCGAGCCGTCCTCTCCTGGTCACAATAAAGCGCAAAAAGGCTTCCGACTGGGCAAACACAAGCATGAGACCTTTATTACATCAAG CGGTAAATCCGACTACATTGAGCCTGCTAAGAGAGCCCACATCATGGCTGCTCCTCGGGGCCGTGGAGGTCGAGGAGGGTTCGGACAGAATCTCAATCGACCGCACGATATCTTCCGCCAGCGCAAACAGAACACGTCCCGTCCTCCAAGTATGCACGTCGATGACTTTGTTGCGGCGGAGTTTAAGGACATTACAACCCCACTTGGACTTTTGCCTCCTAAACGGCCCCCTAAGAGCTCCCCCAAACCCCCCACCAGAGGACTGTTCACTGGAAACAGAGGCAGAGGCACCTTTCACAGCCAGACTCGCTTTTTCACTCCGCCGCAGCCTAAAGGTGTTTTACTGTCag GGAACTACACTCGCAGAGAAGGAGGCCGCGGTTCATCATGGAGCGGCCAAGTTCCAGCCGTCACTCACAGGGGAACCTACAGCGAACCCCGCGGAGGTCAGAGCAACTTCACACGAGGACCGATGCCCTCCAGACAACCCCCAGCAA GTGCATATCGGCTGGCTCCACGGGACCGAGCCCCgcggggaagaggaggagctgggCTGTCATGGCTTAGcggcggaggaggaggcggcgCTGGAGGAGGCGgtgggggaggtggaggaggtggtagAGGATCTCAGGGGAGCAAATTCAGTGGTGGGGGAGGGAGCGGAGGTGGGAGGGGCAGACATGTTCGCTCCTTCACCAGGTAA